TGGTCATCCGGCCGTAGGAGCGGTGAACCGTCTCCACCGTCGCCCGCAGGTTGTCGTCGAGCACCAGGTGCATCAGGCTCAGCACCTCGCGGCCAGCGTTGTACAGCTCGCCATTCAGCTCCTCCGGCAGCTGATGGCTCGCATACTCACCACTCTGCTTGGCCACCATCGCGTCGTGGAAGTGCACCCGGCCCGCCGCCCGGCCGTACCGCAATAGCGCCTCGTTGAGCCGCAATAGGTGATCGAGCTCAAACGTCTCCCGGCGTTCCTGACGCGCCCGGTCACGGTCGGCGTCGCGTGCTTCTTGGGCAGCCCGGCGCTGTCTGGCATCGGCACCCCACTGACCGAGGTACTGAAGGATTGCACCCAGAGCGAGGGTGATGACGGGGAGCAGGGTCTGCCATGGCATGAGAGCGAGAGTACGAGCGCTTAGCTACCGGATGCGCGAGCGGCAGCGCGCTGGACAACGCCGGCTGCCTTCAACAGGAGCTCAGTCGCCTCGCGGCTGACCGCCGCTGCCTCGACTGGCTCACCGGTCAGCGTGCGAGGCATGACGACCATCCTTCCTCTAACTACCTAGGAATGCCTTCACGGCCTCGGTGATGAGGCCGCCAGCAGCACCGACGCCCACCTGGGTCGTGGTCCGTGCTAGCCATCCCCGCACTCTGGCACCGGGCTCACGAGGGTGATCACCACCCGCCTCCCTACGATCTTCCTCCAGCGCTGTGCGGAGCTCTTGGATGCTGGCCTCGGAAACACCAGCCGCTTCGAGAGCCCGAACCAGAGATGGCTCGTCGCCCGGCGTAACGTTCACCACTTGACTAAACGACGAGCTTTCAATAGCAACGTTGTTGGATGAGCCGTAAAAGTTGTATGTGTTCATCACCTGAGCAGCGCGATCCCTGGAGTCTTGGTGAGCGTCAGGCTGCCCGGCCTCTGGCGCCACTCTTTCCAGCTCAAGAGCCAAATCGAGAACTCTGTTCCGGACAGCATCAAGGATGCCGACGAATATCTGACGCGGGAAGGGACGCGATGCGTTAACCAATCCCATGCCCGGATGCATGATTCGCCGGATCTTTCCTTGCGCCACACCCCAGTTATAGTATTCGACCGCATCCGCCGACCACCCCATGTTCACCGATTCCTTCGAAGCCAATTCCTCCAGCTCCGCAACTGGCTGGGTGAAGCCGACCTCGAAAAGGGCGGATTTCCTCATATCTTCCGGAAATGAGATCTCCGGAATTGGCATATTCCGAGCTTCGGTATTGAACGGACCAATGAAGTGCCCAAGAATCGGCGGCCTAAAGGGACCTCTATAGTCGGGCAATGGCGCCGAATCCGGGTATCCGGAGAGCTCGTGGTCAACCCATTCGGCCAGCCGACCAGTTCCCGTCCTGGCGGCCACGACCTTTAGCTGCCGAAGCAGTCTCGCCACGGACGCTTCCCCACTGGCGCCGTCAATTATCTCCGTAAGAAGCGTCACGCCCCATTTCCAATCTTCCTCAAGTTCTTCAACGCTTGACCGCCTTCCGCCCTTTCGGCTCGTCAATGCATAGTCAAAGCCCGCGCCGCGATCTTAGACATGGCGAAGCCATCACCGTCCGGCCACATTGCCCCGATCCCTCGGTCCTTCTCCAGGTAGTCGGTCCACATCTGAGGGACAGGACGATCGGCCATGAAAATCAGACTGGATTCCGGATCGGCCACACGGAAGTAGCGATATTCGTACAGTTGCCCTACCGCCTCGCGTATCGCCTTTGCCCAAGACTTCTGCACAACCTTCGCCTCGATGATGACACCGAGTTCGGCCACCCCCAGATCGATGGCAGCGTTCCGCCCCGGAACGAATCCATTATCCGCCAGCCACTTCGCACAAGCGTTCACAAGCGTCTCATGCCTGCGGCCCCTCCTGGCAGAACCGCCGACCATCTTGGAAAAGTAGTCAGCATCCGCCTTCGGCTTAAATGGGTCTAGGAAGGCCCATCCTTGGTCAGCTTGCGGGCTGTCCAGGGGTACGGAATTAGCTGCGGGAACGTCCGCTGTCGGCGCGCTCTCCACTTGGCCGCCCCCTAGGCCGTCTTTGCCAAAGAGTATAGGGACCGCCTGCTTGGGTAATTTGGCAAAGTAGTTTGACATAGAGCTGAACTTAGAACGGTCCTCCTTGAACTGCCAAGGCAGGTAGAGCGGATCGCCGAACAAATTTCGAAGCTCGTCTCGCAGCACATAAAGCCGATCGGCGCGCGAGCGGAGAAATTCGAGCGACAGGTCAGCCCGAAGCGGCGTGAAATTTGTTAGGTCGACTACAAAAGCGTCATTCTGCGCATCAATTCGTGCGTCCAGTGCGGCAAAGCTCCTGCCGACGAAACGACTCTCGACGGCATTCCAATGGTAGATAGTGTCTCCCGCAGCCACCGAGCTTACGAGGTTATACCAACCATCCACTCCGCCGTCTTCGTCCCGAGTCGGCGCCCAGAGTTGTGTACCTATGCCGGGCCGCTTCCTGATCTCGACCCAATAACGCTGCGTGGGATCGTCTGACCACCAGTACGCCATACGTCGAATCGCTCCTTGAATACGAGAGCCGCGAGCAGAACCGCTCTCACCGAGCTGCTTCCCTCACTGAACCTGAGCCCCTCGCACCATAGAGGACGGAGCTCGCACGGCGCTGCCCCCAAGGCGACAGGTTGGCGCCACCGTCTAGACCGGTCCTGGCAGGGATGGCGGCTACCTAGGTCGCCGAGTGGGCCGGGCACAGCGTGCACGTCCTCATGGGGGTCTACGCGAAGTGCGTCTACGGCCAAGAGGAAGCCGCACGCCGACGCATCCAGGCGGCATTAGCGGGAATGAAGTAGGCCAGCCGGGACAACGCTGCGTCGGCGCTACAGTAGTTTCTCTGTGGGGCACTCCAAGCGGGGTGCCCCACAGCCGTCCTTCAAAATCACGTCAACAGTCGGCTCAGCACACTGAGCATTGCATCGACGTCGTTGATGTTTCCCAGCGCTACTCCGACCAGCATCCAGAACAGCCAGCGCGGCATGCTGACCTGCACCCGCAGCACCGGCTCTCGGTCCTGGTTCATCTCTTGCTGGCTCATTCGGTCGCCGCCGCAGCGGCTCGCGGCTTGCTCGCTGCGCGCATGACTCGCGTCGGGCGGTATTGGTAGAACATGGTTGAGCCGGCTGGCGTCAACGGCGCCCGCTTGTAACGCTCCCGCCGCTCGATCAGGCCCAGCTTGAGCAACTCCTTCAACCCGCGCTCGGTCGTGTCGGCCGACCAGCCGTACCACCGATCCTCAGGCATCCGCTCCGCCGGGAACGCAGCCCAGTTCCGCTCGTTGCAGATGGCCAGCAGCATGGCGAGGCCGGGCATCGACACCTTCCCATCGAATCCCCTTAACCAGAAGGCGGTGGGGATCTGGAGGTAGGCGTCATTGTTATTCAGACCCGGCCGAGTGTACGGCTGCCCAGATCCGTCCTCACGGAGCAGGGTTACCTTGATCTTCCGGCTCCCCGGGGTCCGAGCGCAGGAGATCAGCTGCTTCTTCTGCAGCCGGATCAGGGTCCGCCACGCCGCAGTCCGAGTGCCTGCGTCGTCTGCGGTGTACTGATCGGCATCGAACAGCCTTCCCCAAACCAGGCTATCCAGTTCGGTGGTCTTGCCGCGCTCGTCCTGCCCGCTGCTTGCAGCCAGCACCATCAGGTAGGCGCGCAGCGCGCGAAGGTCACCCTTCTGCACGAACGAAGCGAGCACGCCGTGGCGCATTGGCTTGTCCTGCGCTAGCTGGACGAACGCCCTCCGCAGGGGGACTGCCGACCTTTTGGCCCTTTTGATCAACTCTGCTCGGGTTTCACCGCCGGTGACATCCAGTGGTTTCGCGCTGAGCGAGCCGCGCGTTGTTTGCTTCGACATGCCGGCAATCCTCGCCGTACAGCCCAGTGAAAATCCAGCGGACGAGGTGTCAGCAAGCGGCACGCCGCAGCGGGTGCTATGCCGATTACCAATGCCAATATCCCTATGCCGAGTACCAAGTGCCGAGGACCATGCCGAGGACCAAGACAGGCGGAGACAAGACCCAGCGGGCAGCGCACGGACGCCGGGGCGGACGACTCAGAGCATCTGAGCGCAGCACTGGCACCACCTCAGTTTTCGGCGGTGGGCAGTCCGCTTCACACCTGTCCGCCCTTTTCATCCTACGCTCGCTTCACTCTCGCTCCGGCGCCCCAGCCCTCAAGGCAAACGGGCGCCGCCAGAAAGGGGCGCGGCGGAAGCCCACCTAGCCGTGACGCATCCACCGCGGCGGTCGGCGGAAGCCCCCTGGGGCGAGTTGACGTTTCCCGCCTGGTGGCTTCCGTCACCCGCCGCCTGACGCACGCCGCAGCCGGCGGCCTTGCGTCACTGCCACTGCGGCGAGCCACTTCGTTGCCCTGCGACCGGCCGATGGCCGCGTCACCGCCCCCCGCATGACGCCCCGCCGGCCCACACCTCGTGTCCACCGACCATCGCAGAACACCGGCACACCAGGGGTGCACCCCCCACCCCTGCGGCCCGGTTCAGCCGTTCGTGCCTGACACGAACTCATGCAGCGGCGTGAGGTCGTGTTCCCAGAACAAGATCACGCCCGCCTGCTGTGCAGTCCGTAGGCAAGACATGTCAAAGACTCCCGCCAGCACAACCCCCGTTATGAGCTGAACTCCGAAGTGGGACCGCCAAGCCTCCGCCTTGCCGACCACCTCGCGGTTCACCCGTTTCCAGCCGTTCTTGGGGCCGTTCGAGACTTTGCACTCAAGTGCCAGGAGCCGGCCGTCCGGCAACCGAATGGGTACGTCGCACTTGGCGCCCGCGATGTGTCGCTCACGGCTGTAGGTGCCACGCTGCATGTCGTCGAAGAAGTGAATGGGAGAGCGGGAGGGGTCGAGCACCAACCCGGCTCGACTGAGGGTTTCACCCGTCAGTGCTTCCTGGCGAGTGGATGCCTCACCTCTCCGCTCGGTGGCGAGTTGCTGCGCTGCCCACAGCACAGAGGTCGCCAGGATGGCGGCCTCCCTCTCGTCGTCGCGCGGGTAGCGCCTCTGCTCGACCCACGGGAACCGGACGGGGTCGATGACGACGCGGATGGCATCCGCAGTCGCCTCGGCAAGCCCTGGGGGAACTTTTCGAAACTTCGAGGATCCCACCAAGGTCCACAGGTCTTCTTGGCTGATCGGTGGTCCGCACACGTAACGGCCTGCCTGCCAGGCGGACGGGTCGGCGATGAAGACCTCCCCTGTCAGGTCGAGCAGGTCTTTGGACGCGGCAAAGAGCTGCTCAACCTGAGGCCTCAGGCTGTCATACATGCGGGCGAAGGACCGTGGCCCTTCCTCCCGGCGGTGGGCGGTGAAGAGGCTCTCAGCATGGTCGCGAGCAGCCTTCAGGGCCTCTTCTGTCCAACTTGGAGGCTGATAGAACGCGAGGGGCATGGGGGCAGTCTGCCGTCGACAGTCATTCGCCGATGCCCCGGTTCAGCCCGGCGTGTCTACCGCCTTTGCTCGCACTCTGACCCGCAGTACGCCATTGACCCGATGCTCCGCCTCCGTGTACTTCACTCGCTTCACAAGCTCAGGCGGCCAAGGCGGCGTCACCGGGGGCTCACTGACAGGGCCGGCGCGGAACGATGCAAGGAGCGCCTCGCCAAGGGCCTCGGCCATGTCGACCTGGACCGCATTGCCGATCTGCTGGAAGACGGACGCACGGGTGCCCGCGAACTGCCAGCCGCGCGGAAAGCCCTGCAACGCCGCACATTCTGCCCATGTGAGCCGACGTAGATCATCCTCGCTTGGCAGCCGCAGCCAGTCGGGCGTGCTTGCTGCACGGATTGTCCTTGAGGGCAGCGCCAGATCGGCAAGGAAGCTGTCCTGCCTGTAGCCCCATTGCCCGCTGGGCCGGTTGTTCATCACCCGCCCTCCCGTCTTGAGTCCCGTTCCCGGGCTCAGAGCGCGGAGCAGTTCAGCCCTCTCTCCTGTTGGCCGAACAACATCCTTCGCATCGGGCTTGGGGAGACTGGCGAGCAGTTCACCCAGCGTCACCCATGGCTTACGCCCATCCTTGGCAGCCTTATCGTGGGTGGGCTCGGGAAACACGGGAAGCGCGTGGTCGCTCGTCGCCATCAGCAGAAGGCGTACGCGACGCTGAGCTGCCCCGTAGTCAGCAGCATTCAGAGTCGCGATGCGGCTCGCGTAACCCATCCCTGCCAAGTCCTCTTGAATGCTTCGGAGCACCTCACCCGGCGTCTGGGTTGCCCCAACTGCTGTGACCAAGCCGCGCACGTTCTCGAAGAGGACGAAACGCGGTTGCGACTCTTCGATCAGCCGCAGCATGTGCTCGATCAGCTTTCCACGAGGGTCACTCAAGCCTTTCTGGTGCCCGGCTGATGACCACGGTTGGCACGGCGGTCCACCAGCAAGGAGGTCCGGTCGCCATCCACTCGCGGCTCGTGGCGGTCGCAAGTCAGAGGCCTTGAGGTCCTGCACGTCCGCCTCGATCAGCCGCGTTCCGTCGAGGTGGGTGCCGCTACGCCGCCCACGAATCGGTACCTGTGCCGCTTGGCTGCGCCTGAGCGTTTCCATGCTGGGTTTGGACAGATCCGTCGCTGTCACAACATCCCAACCGGCTCGCTCCAGCCCGATGTCGAGCCCTCCGGCTCCGCTGAAGAGACTGACCACGGAGGGCCGCCGTCGAGGCTTCGTCACGCTGGCCACCCCTCCTCATTCATCCCCGCCAAGATCAGACCGCCTGCAAGATCAGAGACGGAAGCCCCGCGACGTTGCGCCTCAGCCTTGAGTCGCTCCGCCTGCTGCTTCGGTAGGCGAATCAAGATGGCCTCTCGTTCGCCTCTCCACTGCGGCCGACGGGATCGCCGGACTGTCTTGACGCGCATGGAGAGATCTTGTATCACGTTTGCCCATCCGCACGCCAGACGCGCCGATCCCGCCAACGGCCATCCGGTCAGACCAACCCACCGTCGGCCCCGCCGCTCCCCCGGTCGATCAACGCTGCGGCTATCTCGCTCATGCTGGTGACCACCGCATCCGCCCCGGCGAGCCGGAAGGCGTCGACCTTCGCGGGTCGATTCGCGTAGCCGATCACCGCGACCCCGGCGGCCCGCGCTCCCTCGATATCCGAGATCGAGTCACCGATCAGCACACACCGCCCCGCCGGCTCGCCGACGGAGCGCACGGCTTGCAGGATCGGTTCCGGGTTGGGTTTCATGCGGCCCGGCTCGGCGTACGCCCGGCCGATGACCGGCGAGACGTGCTCGGCGAGCCGGTGCGCCGCGAGGTAGGCGGTCACCGCGCCGGCCGAGTTGTTACTCACTGCCGCCACCGGCATCCCGGCCTGCCGGGCCGCCACGATGACCTCCCGGCCGTACGGTGTCGGCACCGCAGTCTCGACGGCTCGGCGCTCGGCCTCGCAGAGCACATCCTCTACCGCCCGCGTGACGCCGTGGTCGCCGGCCGCGCCCGTGCGGCGTAGCACTTCGAGCGGGTCCGGCTCGCTGGCGAGGTCCGGTGGCACGTCGACCCCGCGCCGCCGCAGTACGTCCACCAGTTCGGCCGCGACCTGCGGCGCGGGATACCCGGCGAAGATGCTGCACACCGGTCCGTCGAAGTCGAGCAGCACCGCGCCGATCTCGCCAAACAGGTGGCCCAGGTCGGCGCTCATCCGTCATACCGGTAGGCGATGGTCGACCACACCGAGTCGAACCACTGGCGGGACGCCTCTACGAACTGCGTGCCGTGAGACGTGTCGTCATCGGTCACGGCGTAGTGGAACAGCGGCACGTCCTTGCCCATTAGATCGTAGATCGCCATGGGCTCACCCTTAATCGAAACGGTGCGCTCAACGACCGGATAAAAGCCGTAGAAGACCTCTTCGCCGTTGAGGATGTAGAGCTTGAACAGGGGCGACGCCCTATGCATCCGCACCTCTACGGTGGTCGAGCGGATCAGACCGAGGTCGCCCAGTTCGGCTACCTGGTCGATGATCCCGTCAGCCGCCCGGCGCGTGATGCGCTCGGCCCGCTCTCGCACCGCCGGATCATCCGCCTGAGTCTCGGCCCGAGCCGGCAGGGCCATGGGCGCCGTCATGTCGGAGATCAGGACCCGCACCGCGATTGTCTCCGGCGCGAGCCTGCCAACTCGCACCTTGTCGAGTGCCTCGGCGAGCGCATCTCGCAGCGTCTCGCCGGAGAATCCGGCGAAGTCGATAGTGACGTGCGGCCTCTCGAATGAGGCTTCGATGTGTGGCCGCAGCTCCACGGCCCGCTGCGTCTGCGCGCGGACGAACGCCCCGCTGCCCTGCCGGGACACGATCAGCCGCTCTGCCCGGAGCAGGTCCAAGGCTCGCTTGACCGTTTCCCGCGCCACGCCGTAGCGGGCGGCTAGGTCGGGCTGCGACGGCAGCTTGTCACCGGGTGCGAGTCGACGCGTGAGGATGGCCGCCCGCAGCTTGTTCGCGATCTGCTGCGAGGCCTGTTTGGGGTCGTCGGGATCTAGCTCGCCGAGGAAGTCGAGGTTGTCACTCACCCGCTCACGGTAGCGCTGACTAGCCAAGTTAGGAAAGTGCGCCGCAACCCCTTGACCTGACTAGCCAAGCCGGCTTACGTTCGTCCCGTTGAACCTGGCTAGCCAGGTACGACAAGCCGAGCGGAAGCCGGGGAAGGCAGCGACTGCGCTGCGCGCCCACGGGCCGTTCGTGTGGTCGTTCATTCAGAACTACACAGCGACGGAATGCGCGGACGAGCCGTCCTCGGTAGACCCCCGCCTTGAGTCACATGGTGGCCGACCCCCGGTGCAGAGCCGGGGCGAGCAGGTGTCAGGCAAGGAAGGCGTCCGCGCTGTACGACCTCGGAGCCGGGGGTGGGTGACGCATTCACCGCGGCGACCGGTGACGGATGCCCATCGACGAGACGTATTCCCGCCTGGCGGCTTGCGTCACGGACTGCTGACGCAACCCCGCCGGCGGCCTTGCGTCACCACCCGGCTCCGAGGATTCCCCCGCTGCAACGACCCATACCGGAGGTTCCCGTGAGGAAGCACCTCGCTCTCATCGCCACCGAGCCGACCGCCGCCGACCTGGCCGCGATCGAGACGGAGTGGCCGCTGATCGCGGCCGAGCTGGACGTGCTCGACGCCGAGATCACGATGCTCTACGCCGAGGACCACGGCGGCCCGTCGCCGCTGGACTGGCGGCGGCTGCGCCGGGCCGAGGCCCGCGTCACCCGCGCCGCCGCCGACCTGAGCACCCGCACCGACCCGCGCCGCGCGGCCTGATGTCCCGCATCCGCGCCGCCTTTCACGATCCGGACGGGGGGCGGTACGGCATCCCGACCTACTGGTGGCGAGGTGCCCCGCCCGGCTACGCCACCCGCCGCCAACTGACCGCCGCCGGCCTACGGCCTGCCGGTCAGCCGATCGCCGCTCAGATCCTCTGGCGCGGCGTCGGCGGCACCCGCGCCGCCTACCTGTACCGGGTCGACCTGGCCCAACCGAAGCGCACCGCCACCCCCGCCCAACGCGTCGCCATCGGCAAAGCGTTGACCGCCCGCCGTACGTGCCGCGTCTGCGGCCAGGTGCGGCCCTACTACATCCCGCGCTCGCTCGGCGAATGCCTCGCGTGCGCCTACCCGCTGGAGGACGCAGCATGACCGCCCCCACGATCAACGGCACCCGCTACCCGCAGCCCATCGAAGACCTGTTGCCCGCCGCCCGGGACCTGGACCTGCCCGACGGCGAGACGTTCCCGTCCCGCAACCGGCTCATGCGCGAGTTCCGCATCGGCGCACCCAAGGCCGGTGAACTCCTCGCGCTGCTCAAGGCCGAGGCCACCGCGCCGCCGGCCGACACCGCCGAGCCGGACACCCTGGACCCGGCCCCCGCGCCGGCCGCACCCGAGCCCGCCCCGCTGGCCGAGCCGGACCCGACGCCCACGCCGGAGATCACGACGGCCGAGCCGCCGGCCGAGGCCAGCGCGGTCAGTCGCCCGGACACGCCCACCCCGACCGGCCCGGCTCACCAGCCGGTGGTGTGGCCGGTGGTGCTGATGGCCCTCGGCGCGTTCGTGGCCGTTTGGTCCGGATGGGTGGGGCTCGGGAAGCTCACCGGGTTCGGGAAGGTGGACCTGCTGCCCGGGATCGTGGAGCCGGGTTCGTGGGCCACGATCGACTCCGCGATCACGCTTCCGATCGGGGTGGAGGCGTACGCCGCCTATGCCCTCTACGTGTGGCTGTCCGGTCGGGTGCCGACCCGGGCGCGCACGTTCGCCAAGTGGTCGGCGTTGGCCTCCCTCGCCGTCGGCGCGCTGGGCCAGGTCGCCTACCACCTGCTCACCGCCTACGACGTCACCGCCGCCCCGTGGTGGATCACCACCCTCGTGTCCTGCCTGCCGGTGGCGGTGCTCGGCATGGGCGCGGCGCTCGCGCACCTCGTCCGTACGCACGACTAGTTCCGCCCGGCGGCGCGGCCCTTCGGCCTAGGAACCGTGCCGCGCCGCCGGTCCCCCTTCCGATCTGAGGACCGTTGGAGGAAACCCCATCATGACGTCCCCCCGAGATGACGACCGTTTCGACTGGCAGGCCGCTGAGGCCGACCTGACCGACCCGACCACCGCCGGC
This DNA window, taken from Micromonospora sp. FIMYZ51, encodes the following:
- a CDS encoding DNA cytosine methyltransferase, which codes for MASVTKPRRRPSVVSLFSGAGGLDIGLERAGWDVVTATDLSKPSMETLRRSQAAQVPIRGRRSGTHLDGTRLIEADVQDLKASDLRPPRAASGWRPDLLAGGPPCQPWSSAGHQKGLSDPRGKLIEHMLRLIEESQPRFVLFENVRGLVTAVGATQTPGEVLRSIQEDLAGMGYASRIATLNAADYGAAQRRVRLLLMATSDHALPVFPEPTHDKAAKDGRKPWVTLGELLASLPKPDAKDVVRPTGERAELLRALSPGTGLKTGGRVMNNRPSGQWGYRQDSFLADLALPSRTIRAASTPDWLRLPSEDDLRRLTWAECAALQGFPRGWQFAGTRASVFQQIGNAVQVDMAEALGEALLASFRAGPVSEPPVTPPWPPELVKRVKYTEAEHRVNGVLRVRVRAKAVDTPG
- a CDS encoding RRQRL motif-containing zinc-binding protein, which translates into the protein MSRIRAAFHDPDGGRYGIPTYWWRGAPPGYATRRQLTAAGLRPAGQPIAAQILWRGVGGTRAAYLYRVDLAQPKRTATPAQRVAIGKALTARRTCRVCGQVRPYYIPRSLGECLACAYPLEDAA
- a CDS encoding ABC transporter permease; translation: MTAPTINGTRYPQPIEDLLPAARDLDLPDGETFPSRNRLMREFRIGAPKAGELLALLKAEATAPPADTAEPDTLDPAPAPAAPEPAPLAEPDPTPTPEITTAEPPAEASAVSRPDTPTPTGPAHQPVVWPVVLMALGAFVAVWSGWVGLGKLTGFGKVDLLPGIVEPGSWATIDSAITLPIGVEAYAAYALYVWLSGRVPTRARTFAKWSALASLAVGALGQVAYHLLTAYDVTAAPWWITTLVSCLPVAVLGMGAALAHLVRTHD
- a CDS encoding GntR family transcriptional regulator, which encodes MSDNLDFLGELDPDDPKQASQQIANKLRAAILTRRLAPGDKLPSQPDLAARYGVARETVKRALDLLRAERLIVSRQGSGAFVRAQTQRAVELRPHIEASFERPHVTIDFAGFSGETLRDALAEALDKVRVGRLAPETIAVRVLISDMTAPMALPARAETQADDPAVRERAERITRRAADGIIDQVAELGDLGLIRSTTVEVRMHRASPLFKLYILNGEEVFYGFYPVVERTVSIKGEPMAIYDLMGKDVPLFHYAVTDDDTSHGTQFVEASRQWFDSVWSTIAYRYDG
- a CDS encoding HAD family phosphatase yields the protein MSADLGHLFGEIGAVLLDFDGPVCSIFAGYPAPQVAAELVDVLRRRGVDVPPDLASEPDPLEVLRRTGAAGDHGVTRAVEDVLCEAERRAVETAVPTPYGREVIVAARQAGMPVAAVSNNSAGAVTAYLAAHRLAEHVSPVIGRAYAEPGRMKPNPEPILQAVRSVGEPAGRCVLIGDSISDIEGARAAGVAVIGYANRPAKVDAFRLAGADAVVTSMSEIAAALIDRGSGGADGGLV
- a CDS encoding DUF6284 family protein, with protein sequence MRKHLALIATEPTAADLAAIETEWPLIAAELDVLDAEITMLYAEDHGGPSPLDWRRLRRAEARVTRAAADLSTRTDPRRAA
- a CDS encoding XamI family restriction endonuclease encodes the protein MPLAFYQPPSWTEEALKAARDHAESLFTAHRREEGPRSFARMYDSLRPQVEQLFAASKDLLDLTGEVFIADPSAWQAGRYVCGPPISQEDLWTLVGSSKFRKVPPGLAEATADAIRVVIDPVRFPWVEQRRYPRDDEREAAILATSVLWAAQQLATERRGEASTRQEALTGETLSRAGLVLDPSRSPIHFFDDMQRGTYSRERHIAGAKCDVPIRLPDGRLLALECKVSNGPKNGWKRVNREVVGKAEAWRSHFGVQLITGVVLAGVFDMSCLRTAQQAGVILFWEHDLTPLHEFVSGTNG